From a region of the Anomalospiza imberbis isolate Cuckoo-Finch-1a 21T00152 chromosome 3, ASM3175350v1, whole genome shotgun sequence genome:
- the GJA10 gene encoding gap junction alpha-10 protein isoform X1 translates to MLGCLGKRKKKGKKRRYPRTLKVRSLRNNNKQFCMLLLQCSKRLTKGFLLRNELLTMGDWNLLGSILEEVHIHSTIVGKIWLTILFIFRMLVLGVAAEDVWDDEQSEFICNTEQPGCNNICYDKAFPISLIRYWVLQIIFVSSPSLVYMGHALYRLRALEKERQNRKAHLRAQLEGLEPMLEEHRRVERELRKLEEQKKVNKAPLRGSLLRTYVLHILTRSVVEVGFMIGQYLLYGFHMSPLYKCTRPPCPNTVDCFVSRPTEKTIFMVFMNSIAAVSLFLNILEIAHLGIKKIQKSLCGQPLWPPGPSEEDPSVYNSKKSSVVPPPPCLANNASPPRPAPAPLPPPPAPGVPAPPPARQHRGQLRGTPPPRRRHHGQHQPPSSSSEEAPRAAPAGGGAGAAGAAAAARRAPRRHSRVSACRDLDEERGDSPDSGHCPGTRKSSFLSRVLTGSRAGSDSESTASRGGSGPGPGPGPGSGSGSGSGSEGKRREEGAPSPPPAASGRRVSMASSARDSPREGGGGGPRHPVPALGRRGRARGQNGSGRTSNTAPAPRGPTDKAKLPNARPPFAVKAGIPGNY, encoded by the exons ATGCTTGGGTGcttggggaaaaggaaaaaaaagggaaaaaaaagaagatatcCTAGGACTCTCAAAGTGAGGTCTCTGAGAAATAATAACAAGCAGTTCTGCATGCTCCTTCTGCAATGCTCTAAGAGACTAACCAAGGGCTTTCTCCTAAG aaatgaACTTCTGACAATGGGGGACTGGAACTTGTTGGGCAGCATCCTTGAAGAAGTGCACATCCACTCCACCATAGTTGGCAAAATCTGGCTCACAATCCTGTTCATATTCCGGATGCTGGTGCTGGGAGTGGCTGCTGAAGATGTCTGGGATGATGAGCAGTCCGAGTTCATCTGCAACACGGAGCAACCTGGCTGCAACAATATCTGTTACGACAAAGCCTTCCCCATTTCTTTGATCAGATACTGGGTACTGCAGATCATATTTGTCTCCTCCCCATCCTTAGTGTACATGGGCCATGCGCTCTACAGGTTAAGGGCGCTGGAGAAAGAGCGACAGAACAGGAAAGCCCATTTGCGGGCTCAGCTCGAGGGCCTGGAGCCCATGCTCGAGGAACACAGGAGAGTGGAGAGAGAACTGCGTAAGCTGGAGGAACAGAAGAAAGTGAATAAGGCACCCTTGAGAGGGTCCCTGCTGCGCACCTATGTCCTACATATCCTGACCCGGTCGGTGGTCGAAGTGGGCTTTATGATAGGTCAGTATCTTTTATACGGGTTTCACATGTCTCCCCTTTACAAATGCACTCGGCCCCCTTGCCCTAACACGGTGGATTGTTTTGTGTCCCGACCCACAGAGAAGACCATCTTTATGGTTTTCATGAACAGCATCGCCGCCGTCTCCCTCTTCCTCAACATCCTCGAAATCGCCCACCTGGGCATCAAGAAGATCCAGAAGAGCCTGTGCGGGCAGCCGCTGTGGCCGCCGGGCCCGTCCGAGGAGGACCCCAGCGTGTACAACTCCAAGAAGAGCTCGGTGGTGCCTCCGCCGCCCTGCCTGGCCAACAACGcgtccccgccgcgccccgcgcccgcgccgctcccgccgccgcccgcgcccggcgtccccgcgccgccgccggcccggcaGCACCGCGGCCAGCTCCGGGGaacgccgccgccgcgccgccggcaCCACGGACAGCACCAGCCGCCCTCCTCCAGCAGCGAGGAGGCGCCGCGGGCCGccccggcgggcggcggggcgggggcggcgggggcggccgccgccgcccgccgggcgCCCCGCAGGCACAGCCGGGTGAGCGCCTGCCGGGATCTGGATGAGGAGCGCGGCGACTCCCCGGACAGCGGGCACTGCCCCGGCACCCGCAAGTCCAGCTTCCTGTCCCGCGTCCTCACCGGGAGCCGGGCGGGCAGCGACAGCGAGAGCACCGCCTCCCGCGGCggctccggccccggccccggccccggccccggctccggctccggctccggctccggctcGGAGGGGAAGCGCCGCGAGGAGGGCGCGCCCagcccgccgcccgccgcctcGGGACGCCGCGTGTCCATGGCAAGTAGCGCCCGGGACAGCCCGCGGgaggggggcggcggggggccTCGGCACCCTGTGCCGgccctggggaggagggggagagcGAGGGGGCAGAACGGCTCGGGCAGGACTTCcaacacagccccagctcctcgcGGCCCCACGGACAAAGCCAAGCTGCCAAACGCTCGGCCTCCTTTTGCCGTGAAAGCAGGAATACCAGGGAATTACTGA
- the GJA10 gene encoding gap junction alpha-10 protein isoform X2: protein MLGCLGKRKKKGKKRRYPRTLKVRSLRNNNKQFCMLLLQCSKRLTKGFLLRNELLTMGDWNLLGSILEEVHIHSTIVGKIWLTILFIFRMLVLGVAAEDVWDDEQSEFICNTEQPGCNNICYDKAFPISLIRYWVLQIIFVSSPSLVYMGHALYRLRALEKERQNRKAHLRAQLEGLEPMLEEHRRVERELRKLEEQKKVNKAPLRGSLLRTYVLHILTRSVVEVGFMIEKTIFMVFMNSIAAVSLFLNILEIAHLGIKKIQKSLCGQPLWPPGPSEEDPSVYNSKKSSVVPPPPCLANNASPPRPAPAPLPPPPAPGVPAPPPARQHRGQLRGTPPPRRRHHGQHQPPSSSSEEAPRAAPAGGGAGAAGAAAAARRAPRRHSRVSACRDLDEERGDSPDSGHCPGTRKSSFLSRVLTGSRAGSDSESTASRGGSGPGPGPGPGSGSGSGSGSEGKRREEGAPSPPPAASGRRVSMASSARDSPREGGGGGPRHPVPALGRRGRARGQNGSGRTSNTAPAPRGPTDKAKLPNARPPFAVKAGIPGNY from the exons ATGCTTGGGTGcttggggaaaaggaaaaaaaagggaaaaaaaagaagatatcCTAGGACTCTCAAAGTGAGGTCTCTGAGAAATAATAACAAGCAGTTCTGCATGCTCCTTCTGCAATGCTCTAAGAGACTAACCAAGGGCTTTCTCCTAAG aaatgaACTTCTGACAATGGGGGACTGGAACTTGTTGGGCAGCATCCTTGAAGAAGTGCACATCCACTCCACCATAGTTGGCAAAATCTGGCTCACAATCCTGTTCATATTCCGGATGCTGGTGCTGGGAGTGGCTGCTGAAGATGTCTGGGATGATGAGCAGTCCGAGTTCATCTGCAACACGGAGCAACCTGGCTGCAACAATATCTGTTACGACAAAGCCTTCCCCATTTCTTTGATCAGATACTGGGTACTGCAGATCATATTTGTCTCCTCCCCATCCTTAGTGTACATGGGCCATGCGCTCTACAGGTTAAGGGCGCTGGAGAAAGAGCGACAGAACAGGAAAGCCCATTTGCGGGCTCAGCTCGAGGGCCTGGAGCCCATGCTCGAGGAACACAGGAGAGTGGAGAGAGAACTGCGTAAGCTGGAGGAACAGAAGAAAGTGAATAAGGCACCCTTGAGAGGGTCCCTGCTGCGCACCTATGTCCTACATATCCTGACCCGGTCGGTGGTCGAAGTGGGCTTTATGATAG AGAAGACCATCTTTATGGTTTTCATGAACAGCATCGCCGCCGTCTCCCTCTTCCTCAACATCCTCGAAATCGCCCACCTGGGCATCAAGAAGATCCAGAAGAGCCTGTGCGGGCAGCCGCTGTGGCCGCCGGGCCCGTCCGAGGAGGACCCCAGCGTGTACAACTCCAAGAAGAGCTCGGTGGTGCCTCCGCCGCCCTGCCTGGCCAACAACGcgtccccgccgcgccccgcgcccgcgccgctcccgccgccgcccgcgcccggcgtccccgcgccgccgccggcccggcaGCACCGCGGCCAGCTCCGGGGaacgccgccgccgcgccgccggcaCCACGGACAGCACCAGCCGCCCTCCTCCAGCAGCGAGGAGGCGCCGCGGGCCGccccggcgggcggcggggcgggggcggcgggggcggccgccgccgcccgccgggcgCCCCGCAGGCACAGCCGGGTGAGCGCCTGCCGGGATCTGGATGAGGAGCGCGGCGACTCCCCGGACAGCGGGCACTGCCCCGGCACCCGCAAGTCCAGCTTCCTGTCCCGCGTCCTCACCGGGAGCCGGGCGGGCAGCGACAGCGAGAGCACCGCCTCCCGCGGCggctccggccccggccccggccccggccccggctccggctccggctccggctccggctcGGAGGGGAAGCGCCGCGAGGAGGGCGCGCCCagcccgccgcccgccgcctcGGGACGCCGCGTGTCCATGGCAAGTAGCGCCCGGGACAGCCCGCGGgaggggggcggcggggggccTCGGCACCCTGTGCCGgccctggggaggagggggagagcGAGGGGGCAGAACGGCTCGGGCAGGACTTCcaacacagccccagctcctcgcGGCCCCACGGACAAAGCCAAGCTGCCAAACGCTCGGCCTCCTTTTGCCGTGAAAGCAGGAATACCAGGGAATTACTGA